The following proteins are co-located in the Apium graveolens cultivar Ventura chromosome 5, ASM990537v1, whole genome shotgun sequence genome:
- the LOC141723299 gene encoding chorismate mutase 1, chloroplastic-like isoform X1, with translation MEAKLLRVASPAIISTNYSTLSKPSSTFSGQVFQNCSFRCINLRHFKNFSFQPVQASAASIGSDAKRRIDESDSYTLDGIRSSLIRQEDSIIFSLVERAQYCYNSDTYDPNAFWKDGCQGSLVEFMLRGTETLHAQAGRYKSPDEHPFFAEHLPEPVLPPLQYPQVLHPVTESININSRIWDMYFRNLVPRLVKEGEDGNYGATAVCDTICLQALSKRIHYGKFVAEAKFRASPDAYETAIKEQDRAQLMDLLTYPEVEEVIIRRVEMKTRTYAQEVTEDKAEPVYKIKPSLVADLYGIWIMPLTKEVQVEYLLRRLD, from the exons ATGGAAGCAAAGCTGCTGAGAGTTGCCTCTCCTGCCATTATTTCAACAAATTATTCCACTTTATCCAAACCCAGTTCAACTTTTTCTGGCCAGGTGTTCCAGAATTGCAGCTTTCGATGTATTAATTTGAGGCATTTCAAGAACTTCTCATTTCAGCCTGTTCAAGCGTCTGCTGCTTCCATTGG AtcagatgctaaaaggaggattgATGAAAGCGACTCTTATACTTTGGATGGGATTAGAAGTTCGTTGATACGGCAAGAAGATAGCATTATATTTAGCCTTGTAGAGAGAGCACAGTATTGTTACAATTCAGACACATATGATCCAAATGCCTTTTGGAAGGACGGTTGCCAAGGATCTTTGGTTGAATTTATGCTCCGGGGAACTGAAACACTACATGCTCAG GCTGGAAGATATAAGAGTCCTGATGAGCATCCTTTTTTTGCGGAGCATTTACCCGAACCCGTATTGCCACCTTTGCAGTATCCGCAG GTTCTGCATCCTGTCACTGAATCAATTAATATCAACAGTAGAATATGGGATATGTATTTTAGGAATCTTGTTCCAAGATTAGTGAAGGAAGGTGAAGATGGAAACTATGGAGCAACTGCAGTTTGTGACACAATTTGCTTGCAG GCCCTCTCAAAGAGAATTCATTATGGCAAATTTGTAGCAGAAGCAAAATTTCGAGCCTCACCAGATGCCTATGAAACTGCTATAAAAGAACAA GACAGGGCCCAGCTAATGGACTTGCTAACGTACCCAGAAGTCGAAGAAGTGATCATTAGGAGAGTAGAGATGAAAACCAGAACTTATGCTCAAGAGGTTACGGAGGATAAGGCTGAGCCGGTATACAAAATTAAGCCAAGCCTGGTTGCTGATCTCTACGGAATTTGGATAATGCCATTGACAAAGGAAGTTCAAGTTGAATATTTATTGAGACGTCTCGACTAA
- the LOC141723299 gene encoding chorismate mutase 1, chloroplastic-like isoform X2, producing MEAKLLRVASPAIISTNYSTLSKPSSTFSGQVFQNCSFRCINLRHFKNFSFQPVQASAASIGSDAKRRIDESDSYTLDGIRSSLIRQEDSIIFSLVERAQYCYNSDTYDPNAFWKDGCQGSLVEFMLRGTETLHAQAGRYKSPDEHPFFAEHLPEPVLPPLQYPQVLHPVTESININSRIWDMYFRNLVPRLVKEGEDGNYGATAVCDTICLQALSKRIHYGKFVAEAKFRASPDAYETAIKEQGPANGLANVPRSRRSDH from the exons ATGGAAGCAAAGCTGCTGAGAGTTGCCTCTCCTGCCATTATTTCAACAAATTATTCCACTTTATCCAAACCCAGTTCAACTTTTTCTGGCCAGGTGTTCCAGAATTGCAGCTTTCGATGTATTAATTTGAGGCATTTCAAGAACTTCTCATTTCAGCCTGTTCAAGCGTCTGCTGCTTCCATTGG AtcagatgctaaaaggaggattgATGAAAGCGACTCTTATACTTTGGATGGGATTAGAAGTTCGTTGATACGGCAAGAAGATAGCATTATATTTAGCCTTGTAGAGAGAGCACAGTATTGTTACAATTCAGACACATATGATCCAAATGCCTTTTGGAAGGACGGTTGCCAAGGATCTTTGGTTGAATTTATGCTCCGGGGAACTGAAACACTACATGCTCAG GCTGGAAGATATAAGAGTCCTGATGAGCATCCTTTTTTTGCGGAGCATTTACCCGAACCCGTATTGCCACCTTTGCAGTATCCGCAG GTTCTGCATCCTGTCACTGAATCAATTAATATCAACAGTAGAATATGGGATATGTATTTTAGGAATCTTGTTCCAAGATTAGTGAAGGAAGGTGAAGATGGAAACTATGGAGCAACTGCAGTTTGTGACACAATTTGCTTGCAG GCCCTCTCAAAGAGAATTCATTATGGCAAATTTGTAGCAGAAGCAAAATTTCGAGCCTCACCAGATGCCTATGAAACTGCTATAAAAGAACAA GGCCCAGCTAATGGACTTGCTAACGTACCCAGAAGTCGAAGAAGTGATCATTAG